The proteins below are encoded in one region of Oreochromis niloticus isolate F11D_XX linkage group LG6, O_niloticus_UMD_NMBU, whole genome shotgun sequence:
- the LOC109202515 gene encoding perforin-1-like: protein MLSYSTPPPLYLSLLLFLSCNSPVLSCQTGNYVQCKAAPFIPGHNLVGEGFDVVTLRRKGAYMIDVDTYFTPSETCTLCSNPLQGNVLQKLPVSAVDWRAFSRCSADIYSSAHSSVSSLVDTYTSQDSTDWKVGLNLEKFVAASLDVGGTQSTAYNFASKRTKEDRHTFSTHRVTCNHYIYRVSDRPPLSPEFSSAVAKLPRCYNSFTRAQYSQLIHTYGTHYIRQVHLGGRLRRVTAARTCLSSLNGLTSNQVHSCLSLGFSVGLGKSQLSGNRDSCNKVLQTRTLKDHPDVVSYSLRPIYELMTNDAQKTGMKAAIEQYLEDNAVKKSPSEPNCGSNVPNLASNCCPLQAWRGTLRVTIVRAWDLKGDPTGQTRGE, encoded by the exons ATGCTGTCTTATTCAACCCCACCTCCTCTCTACCTGAGcctccttctctttctgtcCTGCAACTCCCCTGTTCTTTCCTGTCAGACTGGAAACTACGTCCAGTGCAAGGCTGCTCCTTTTATACCAGGTCACAACCTGGTGGGGGAGGGATTTGACGTGGTCACTCTGCGACGAAAGGGAGCCTATATGATTGATGTGGATACCTACTTCACCCCAAGTGAAACATGTACTCTCTGCTCCAACCCGCTTCAAGGCAACGTGCTGCAAAAA cTGCCAGTCTCTGCAGTGGACTGGCGTGCATTCAGCCGATGCAGTGCTGACATTTACAGCAGTGCCCACAGCTCTGTTAG CTCTCTGGTTGACACTTACACCTCCCAGGACAGTACTGACTGGAAG GTTGGCCTAAATTTAGAGAAGTTTGTGGCTGCTAGCCTGGATGTGGGAGGAACGCAATCCACTGCCTATAACTTTGCTTCAAAAAGGACAAAAGAGGACCGCCACACCTTCAGCACACACAGGGTCACCTGCAACCATTACAT TTACCGAGTATCAGACAGACCGCCTCTCAGCCCTGAGTTCAGCTCGGCTGTAGCTAAGCTACCAAGATGCTACAACAGCTTCACCAGAGCTCAGTACAGTCAGCTCATACACACCTATGGCACGCACTACATCCGCCag GTTCACCTTGGTGGTCGACTAAGGCGAGTCACAGCTGCACGAACCTGTCTGTCCTCACTGAACGGACTCACCTCAAATCAG GTCCACTCCTGTTTGTCGCTGGGTTTCTCTGTCGGCTTGGGAAAGAGCCAACTATCTGGTAACAGAGACTCTTGCAACAAGGTCCTACAAACCAGG ACACTGAAGGATCACCCAGATGTTGTTTCCTACTCCCTTCGGCCAATCTACGAGCTGATGACAAATGATGCGCAAAAGACAGGGATGAAAGCTGCCATTGAGCAGTACTTAGAGGACAATGCTGTGAAAAAATCGCCCAGTGAGCCAAACTGTGGTTCAAACGTTCCTAATCTGGCTTCCAACTGCTGTCCTCTGCAAGCCTGGAGGGGGACGCTAAGGGTTACCATTGTGCGAGCCTGGGACCTGAAAGGAGATCCAACTGGCCAGACGAGGGGTGAATAG